The bacterium genome has a segment encoding these proteins:
- the carB gene encoding carbamoyl-phosphate synthase large subunit: MPKRTDIHKILIIGSGPIIISQACEFDYSGTQACKALKEEGYKVILVNSNPATIMTDPQMADQTYIEPITPEVVGKIIEIERPDAILPTLGGQTGLNVAVKVCEMGILKKFKVEMIGANYQAIKKAEDRSQFKQAMLKIGLAVPRSGLAYNLDEAKNIAQEIGFPIIIRPSFTLGGTGGGIAYNIEEFEKIASTGLEASMISEILIEESVLGWKEYELEVMRDIKDNVVIICSIENFDPMGVHTGDSITVAPAQTLSDKEYQLMRDAAIAIIREIGVETGGSNIQFAVNPDNGKMMVIEINPRVSRSSALASKATGFPIAKMAAKLAVGYTLDEIPNDITKKTPASFEPTIDYCVVKIPRFTFEKFPQAEDVLTTSMKSVGEAMAIGRTFKEALQKGLRSLEIGKFGLGADGKDKPQDLAEIKKNLIVPNSKRLFYIRYALQHRMTVDEIYELSKIDKWFLENIKQIVEMEGEIQNSKFKIQNIKKAKQYGFSDKQLAHLLDSDEESIRQIRMKNDIKATFKLVDTCAAEFEAYTPYYYSTYETENEIRLSTREKVMILGGGPNRIGQGIEFDYCCCQASFALKEEGYESIMVNCNPETVSTDYDTSDKLYFEPMTIEDILNIVEMEKPKGVIIQLGGQTPLNLAIPLEKAGVKILGTSTDAVDRAEDRGRFKMLLEKLNLKQTPNGIAFSPEVAKKIAQEIGYPVLVRPSYVLGGRAMEIVYDEAELKKYIQSAAEISPEHPILVDKFLEDAIEVDVDAIADGETVVIAGIMEHIEHAGIHSGDSACVLPPHTLPKPIIAELKKQTYALAKELEIIGLINIQYAIREGEIYVLEVNPRASRTIPFVSKAIGVSLANLATKVIVGKTLKELGFTQEVLPKHVTVKEVVFPFVRFPGTDTILGPEMKSTGEVMGIDTDFGLAFAKSQIAANQLLPQKGNVFVSVKDKDKPVILPAIKKLVELGFNLIATEGTHNFFMQHNLQMTKIAKVGEGRPDVIDLMKNQEVQLLINTPGGKKPRQDEMKMRTNAYLHNIPIITTAQGVLAAADGICALIQGEFGVKPIQEYHSQILNKSNRSATEAQRTQREYITTNEHKYKKICSTRL; this comes from the coding sequence ATGCCAAAACGAACAGACATACATAAGATATTAATTATTGGTTCAGGACCGATTATCATTTCACAAGCCTGTGAATTTGACTACTCCGGGACACAGGCCTGTAAGGCTTTAAAAGAGGAAGGTTACAAGGTCATTCTGGTCAATTCAAATCCTGCGACCATTATGACTGACCCGCAAATGGCTGACCAAACCTACATTGAGCCTATTACGCCGGAGGTTGTGGGTAAAATCATAGAGATTGAACGACCTGATGCCATTTTACCAACACTTGGTGGTCAGACAGGACTTAATGTCGCGGTTAAGGTATGCGAGATGGGAATCCTTAAAAAATTCAAGGTAGAGATGATTGGAGCGAATTACCAGGCGATTAAAAAGGCTGAAGATAGAAGTCAATTCAAACAGGCGATGTTAAAAATTGGTCTTGCGGTGCCCAGAAGTGGGTTAGCCTACAATCTGGATGAGGCTAAAAACATCGCCCAGGAAATTGGTTTCCCGATAATTATCCGACCAAGCTTTACCTTAGGTGGGACAGGTGGAGGAATTGCCTACAATATTGAAGAGTTTGAAAAAATAGCCTCAACCGGTCTGGAGGCAAGTATGATTTCAGAGATATTGATTGAAGAATCTGTTCTTGGCTGGAAGGAATATGAGTTAGAGGTGATGCGTGACATCAAAGATAATGTGGTGATTATCTGTTCTATCGAGAATTTTGACCCAATGGGTGTTCATACAGGTGATTCAATCACAGTTGCCCCGGCTCAAACTCTCTCAGATAAAGAATATCAACTGATGCGGGATGCGGCTATTGCTATCATCCGTGAAATTGGCGTAGAGACTGGTGGGTCAAATATTCAATTTGCAGTGAATCCTGATAATGGTAAAATGATGGTGATTGAAATAAATCCCCGTGTTTCAAGGAGTTCTGCATTAGCCTCAAAAGCCACCGGCTTTCCTATTGCTAAGATGGCGGCTAAATTAGCCGTTGGCTATACCTTAGATGAAATCCCAAATGACATTACCAAAAAAACACCAGCCTCTTTTGAACCGACTATTGACTATTGCGTGGTCAAAATCCCAAGATTTACCTTTGAAAAATTCCCGCAGGCAGAGGATGTTTTAACCACTTCGATGAAATCTGTTGGTGAGGCAATGGCTATCGGACGGACATTTAAAGAGGCACTTCAAAAAGGACTGCGGTCTCTGGAAATAGGTAAATTTGGTCTTGGTGCTGATGGCAAAGATAAACCTCAAGATTTAGCAGAAATTAAGAAAAACCTCATTGTCCCGAATTCAAAAAGGCTATTTTACATTAGATATGCCCTGCAACACAGGATGACTGTAGATGAAATCTATGAATTGAGTAAGATAGATAAATGGTTTTTGGAAAATATCAAGCAGATTGTAGAGATGGAGGGAGAGATTCAAAATTCAAAATTCAAAATTCAAAACATTAAAAAAGCAAAGCAATATGGCTTTTCGGATAAACAGTTAGCACATCTTTTAGATTCAGATGAGGAATCTATTCGGCAGATACGAATGAAAAATGATATAAAAGCTACATTCAAATTAGTTGATACCTGTGCGGCTGAATTTGAGGCTTATACACCCTATTATTACTCTACCTACGAAACCGAAAATGAAATCCGTCTATCTACCAGAGAAAAGGTGATGATACTTGGTGGTGGTCCCAATCGCATTGGACAGGGAATTGAGTTTGATTATTGTTGTTGTCAGGCCTCCTTTGCCTTAAAAGAAGAAGGTTATGAAAGTATTATGGTCAATTGTAATCCTGAAACCGTCTCAACCGACTACGATACATCAGATAAACTTTACTTTGAGCCAATGACGATTGAGGATATTTTAAATATCGTTGAAATGGAAAAACCAAAAGGCGTCATCATTCAACTGGGTGGACAGACACCATTAAATTTAGCCATTCCATTAGAAAAAGCCGGGGTAAAGATTTTAGGGACTTCAACGGATGCGGTTGACCGTGCAGAAGACCGGGGTAGATTCAAGATGCTTCTTGAAAAATTGAATCTTAAACAAACACCAAATGGCATTGCCTTTTCACCAGAAGTGGCAAAAAAAATCGCCCAGGAGATAGGTTATCCGGTGCTTGTTCGTCCTTCTTATGTGCTGGGTGGTCGAGCAATGGAGATTGTCTATGATGAGGCAGAACTAAAAAAATACATCCAGTCTGCGGCTGAAATTTCACCTGAACATCCAATTTTAGTTGATAAATTCCTTGAAGATGCCATTGAGGTTGATGTCGATGCTATCGCAGATGGAGAAACAGTGGTTATTGCGGGGATTATGGAACACATTGAGCATGCAGGCATACACTCAGGGGATTCTGCCTGTGTCCTTCCACCTCATACCCTGCCAAAACCAATTATTGCTGAACTTAAAAAACAAACCTATGCCCTGGCAAAAGAACTTGAAATAATCGGATTGATTAACATTCAATATGCTATTCGAGAAGGTGAAATATATGTTTTAGAGGTTAATCCAAGGGCATCCCGAACAATACCTTTTGTCTCAAAGGCGATAGGTGTCTCTTTAGCTAATTTGGCAACTAAAGTTATAGTTGGAAAAACACTTAAAGAACTTGGATTCACTCAAGAAGTCCTACCAAAACATGTGACAGTTAAAGAAGTGGTCTTCCCATTTGTTCGATTTCCTGGCACAGATACCATTTTGGGTCCAGAGATGAAATCCACTGGTGAAGTAATGGGCATTGACACAGATTTTGGCCTGGCATTTGCCAAATCGCAAATAGCCGCAAATCAACTCTTGCCTCAAAAAGGAAATGTCTTTGTCTCGGTCAAGGATAAGGATAAACCAGTAATCCTGCCTGCGATTAAGAAGCTGGTAGAGTTAGGATTTAACTTAATTGCAACTGAAGGGACACATAACTTCTTTATGCAACATAACTTGCAGATGACTAAAATTGCAAAGGTAGGAGAAGGCAGACCTGATGTGATTGATTTAATGAAAAATCAAGAGGTGCAACTTCTGATAAATACGCCAGGTGGTAAAAAGCCGCGACAGGATGAGATGAAAATGCGCACCAATGCCTATCTTCACAATATTCCAATTATTACTACGGCTCAAGGTGTTTTAGCCGCCGCTGATGGCATTTGTGCACTTATACAGGGTGAATTTGGAGTAAAACCTATTCAGGAATATCACAGCCAGATATTAAATAAAAGTAACCGTTCAGCCACAGAGGCACAGAGAACACAGAGGGAATATATAACTACGAATGAACACAAATACAAAAAAATTTGTAGTACGAGGCTTTAG
- a CDS encoding flagellar motor protein MotB has translation MAKKKKDGGGEGGAKVETAGGLRWLITYADMITLLLGVFIILCSGGAPSESEMQQLTTAFEKVFSISEGGGGEKVVTGAGGKKVLEGKSGVLSATKDLISPKALITRKYTQTFSSEIKKGKMAVKSTKDALVIRCYETLLFERGSPLIKPEAYPTLERIGLLISRIPNKIAIEGHTDASLPAQFPSNWELSTARATNVLQHLIDYAEKSGLSPTEIENIQKRLSVFGYAQFHPVNDDPYAKVNNRIDIIIYHHKTAEELLFKEEES, from the coding sequence GTGGCAAAGAAGAAAAAAGACGGTGGTGGAGAAGGAGGAGCGAAGGTTGAAACTGCGGGTGGGTTACGCTGGCTAATTACTTATGCAGATATGATTACACTCCTTCTGGGAGTATTTATTATTTTATGTTCTGGTGGTGCTCCGAGTGAATCGGAAATGCAACAACTTACCACTGCATTTGAAAAGGTATTTAGTATTAGTGAAGGTGGTGGTGGAGAAAAGGTTGTCACAGGAGCAGGTGGTAAAAAGGTATTAGAGGGTAAAAGTGGTGTCCTATCCGCTACAAAAGATTTAATCTCTCCTAAGGCATTAATTACCCGTAAATATACTCAAACCTTTAGTTCTGAAATTAAAAAAGGTAAGATGGCGGTTAAATCGACTAAAGATGCCCTGGTAATTAGATGTTATGAAACATTATTATTTGAGCGAGGGAGTCCCCTAATAAAACCAGAGGCATATCCTACACTTGAGCGGATTGGTCTTTTAATCTCAAGAATTCCTAATAAAATCGCCATTGAAGGACATACGGATGCCTCATTACCAGCACAATTCCCATCTAATTGGGAACTATCAACTGCTCGGGCAACAAATGTCTTACAGCACCTGATAGATTATGCAGAGAAAAGTGGTCTATCTCCAACAGAGATTGAAAATATTCAAAAGAGATTGTCTGTATTTGGCTATGCTCAATTTCACCCGGTAAATGATGACCCTTATGCTAAAGTTAATAACCGCATAGATATTATTATCTATCATCATAAAACAGCGGAAGAATTACTTTTTAAAGAAGAGGAGAGTTAA
- a CDS encoding GerMN domain-containing protein, whose translation MKIKKLSFLIIIPLILLGLIIFFFTQREDIKFQIPFFKPKEIKVKLYFSSKDANSLVLEEHRIPRLADPLLQAKEVLNELIKGPESKDLFPTIPEETQVRAVYLYEDTAYVDFSADLTTKHPGGSCGEIQTIFSIVNTLTINFPKIKYVQILVEGKEVETIAGHIDTTMPFKQNLSLIYQHKNKKYQ comes from the coding sequence ATGAAGATTAAAAAACTTTCTTTTTTAATTATTATTCCCCTTATTTTATTAGGATTGATAATATTTTTCTTTACACAAAGAGAGGATATTAAGTTTCAAATCCCATTCTTCAAGCCTAAAGAGATAAAAGTAAAATTATATTTTTCCTCTAAAGACGCTAACTCCCTTGTTTTAGAAGAACATCGAATACCCAGATTAGCCGACCCACTTTTACAGGCTAAAGAAGTTCTCAATGAACTCATAAAAGGACCAGAATCAAAGGATTTATTTCCCACCATACCTGAAGAAACGCAAGTCCGAGCGGTCTATCTCTATGAGGATACGGCTTATGTAGATTTTTCAGCCGACTTAACCACAAAACACCCTGGTGGGAGTTGTGGTGAAATCCAGACGATATTCTCTATCGTTAATACCCTTACGATTAACTTTCCCAAAATCAAATATGTTCAAATTTTAGTCGAGGGGAAGGAAGTTGAAACAATTGCCGGGCATATTGATACCACTATGCCCTTTAAACAAAATCTCTCGCTTATTTATCAACATAAAAATAAAAAATACCAGTAA
- a CDS encoding response regulator: MAKILIVDDDSYIIDVVKVALEIQGYEIIDAFDGDEALAKTIHEFPDLILLDLLMPKMDGWEVYEQLKGETKTAHIPIIIISALSEETSMPEGMEVEDYIAKPFEMNDLLNRVKKVLRKYERG, from the coding sequence GTGGCAAAGATTTTAATCGTTGATGATGATAGCTATATAATTGATGTTGTGAAGGTTGCTCTGGAAATACAAGGATATGAGATTATTGATGCCTTTGATGGTGATGAAGCTTTAGCAAAAACAATACATGAATTTCCTGACCTTATCCTCTTAGACCTTTTGATGCCAAAAATGGATGGTTGGGAGGTATATGAACAACTTAAAGGAGAGACAAAAACAGCTCATATCCCAATAATAATCATAAGTGCCTTATCTGAGGAAACAAGTATGCCAGAGGGAATGGAAGTTGAAGATTATATTGCAAAACCATTTGAAATGAATGATTTATTAAATAGGGTAAAGAAAGTCTTGAGAAAATATGAGCGGGGGTAG
- a CDS encoding flagellar motor protein MotB: MAKKKKGGGEHGEGLETAGGLRWLITYADMITLLLGVFIILVSTSQMEGPKSAALGEALERIFSIFKREGGDKANAPQSGGDSVLPKRTAEEGIRATAVIRTAIIKKRLVQSIPQTVAEGKIVTEKTKKGLVVSYHDSLFFDVGRANIKEESYASLDKIARTLEIIPNKVIIEGHTDASPISTQEFKSNWELSTARANNILHYFIEHAKKSGFDEEKLEEYEQRFAIAGYGQFQPIDENPSSPQNRRINIVILDKKTKEF; this comes from the coding sequence ATGGCGAAGAAGAAGAAAGGTGGTGGAGAACATGGTGAAGGACTTGAAACCGCAGGTGGCTTACGGTGGCTAATTACCTATGCGGATATGATTACCTTACTTCTTGGAGTATTTATTATTTTAGTCTCGACATCTCAAATGGAAGGACCTAAATCAGCGGCTTTAGGTGAGGCATTAGAACGAATATTTTCTATATTTAAACGCGAGGGAGGAGATAAAGCTAATGCCCCGCAATCAGGAGGAGATAGTGTTCTTCCCAAACGCACAGCAGAAGAAGGAATCAGGGCAACCGCTGTTATCCGAACAGCAATCATTAAAAAAAGATTAGTCCAGAGTATACCCCAGACCGTTGCTGAGGGAAAAATAGTTACTGAAAAAACTAAAAAAGGATTAGTGGTAAGTTATCATGATTCGTTGTTTTTTGATGTCGGCAGGGCTAATATAAAAGAAGAATCTTATGCCAGTCTGGATAAAATTGCCCGAACCCTTGAGATAATCCCAAATAAAGTCATAATTGAAGGGCATACAGATGCCTCACCAATTTCCACTCAAGAGTTTAAATCTAACTGGGAATTATCAACGGCAAGGGCTAATAATATCTTACATTATTTTATTGAACATGCTAAAAAAAGCGGTTTTGATGAAGAAAAATTAGAGGAATACGAACAAAGATTTGCTATTGCCGGCTATGGTCAATTCCAGCCTATTGATGAAAATCCTTCTTCTCCTCAAAACAGAAGAATCAATATTGTTATCCTGGATAAAAAAACAAAGGAATTTTAA
- a CDS encoding N-acetylmuramoyl-L-alanine amidase: MRLWIYLIFFSLLSIFPLEVNAASVITVVDNIHERRISLEFLVKNEEELVSLSDIANVFKTLSQWNPIAKKITLTKGVDSITFNIGSALVQINDQTVLMDMPAEIITGRVFIPVKFVKDRFPQAFDVIVSWDKKNKKLTIDNKIFTPPVSLTNQPTIAEYFPLSSTGVEEPKREQQIGTKTPPLTPTITSEGFKIKTIVIDPGHGGHDPGAIGPNALEKDVVLDIGKRLAQLLKDNLPDVKIFLTRDADYFVPLRERTGFANYKKADLFISIHANAAYSKGASGFEVYYLSPNASVSDERARAIAAIENKVVELEKEKTHPNETDLTQIILGGLAQQEFIDESIELAGIIQNIVCKKLHLDDRGIKSAFFWVIKDAMMPAVLIETGFISNPYESQRLTSESFKNEMSEAICEAIVQYKDLYEKKLEVNNK; the protein is encoded by the coding sequence ATGAGGTTATGGATTTACCTGATATTTTTCAGTCTTTTAAGTATTTTCCCTTTAGAGGTTAATGCGGCATCAGTCATTACTGTCGTAGATAATATCCATGAGCGCCGGATTTCTTTAGAATTTCTGGTCAAAAATGAAGAAGAACTTGTTTCTTTATCTGACATAGCGAATGTATTTAAAACCTTAAGTCAATGGAATCCTATTGCCAAAAAGATTACTTTAACTAAAGGGGTAGATTCTATCACCTTCAATATAGGTAGTGCCTTAGTCCAGATAAATGACCAAACGGTGCTAATGGATATGCCGGCGGAGATAATTACAGGAAGGGTATTTATTCCGGTAAAATTTGTCAAAGATAGGTTTCCACAGGCGTTTGATGTCATCGTTAGCTGGGATAAGAAGAACAAAAAATTAACCATTGATAATAAAATTTTTACCCCACCTGTTTCTTTAACTAATCAACCTACCATTGCTGAATATTTCCCACTTTCTTCAACTGGGGTTGAAGAACCTAAAAGAGAACAACAAATTGGAACGAAAACACCACCTTTAACCCCCACCATCACAAGCGAAGGATTTAAAATAAAAACGATTGTTATTGACCCAGGACATGGAGGGCATGACCCGGGTGCAATTGGACCAAATGCATTAGAAAAAGATGTTGTTTTAGACATAGGAAAAAGACTAGCCCAATTACTTAAAGATAACCTTCCGGATGTAAAAATATTCCTCACCCGGGATGCAGATTATTTTGTTCCATTAAGAGAACGGACAGGATTTGCAAATTATAAAAAGGCAGATTTATTTATTAGTATTCACGCTAATGCCGCTTATTCAAAAGGGGCAAGTGGATTTGAAGTTTATTACCTCTCACCAAATGCCTCGGTTTCTGATGAAAGGGCAAGGGCAATAGCCGCGATAGAAAATAAGGTTGTTGAGCTTGAAAAAGAAAAAACACACCCAAATGAAACTGATTTGACACAAATTATCCTCGGTGGCCTGGCTCAACAAGAGTTTATAGATGAAAGTATTGAATTAGCAGGAATAATACAAAATATCGTTTGTAAAAAATTACATCTTGATGACCGTGGTATTAAAAGTGCCTTTTTCTGGGTTATTAAAGATGCAATGATGCCCGCAGTTCTTATTGAAACAGGCTTTATTTCTAATCCTTATGAATCTCAAAGATTAACAAGTGAAAGTTTTAAAAATGAAATGTCAGAGGCTATTTGTGAGGCAATTGTTCAATACAAAGATTTATATGAGAAAAAATTAGAGGTGAATAACAAATGA
- a CDS encoding nucleotidyltransferase — protein sequence MERQLLPVLHKAITLLEEYGYRYAVIGGLAVSKWGWTRATYDVDIKVLVTDTDYSSVRAIIRSAFSERARPHILENPLIVDTKIDEVIVDFLLAVPGYEENIITRAISCDINELKVWICSPEDLIIQKAVASRPQDWQDIEGILTEQYEHLNMDYINDWLKEFAEVLERPEMLNQYQHIQEVILNVRGEKE from the coding sequence ATGGAAAGGCAACTTCTACCAGTATTACATAAAGCTATCACTTTGTTAGAAGAATACGGTTACCGTTATGCTGTGATTGGAGGTCTTGCTGTTTCTAAATGGGGGTGGACCAGAGCTACTTATGATGTGGATATTAAGGTCTTAGTGACGGATACTGATTATTCATCTGTTCGTGCGATCATTCGTTCTGCTTTTTCAGAACGTGCCCGTCCACATATTCTGGAAAATCCATTGATTGTGGATACGAAAATAGATGAAGTTATTGTTGATTTTTTGCTGGCAGTACCAGGTTATGAGGAAAATATTATCACTCGTGCCATATCTTGCGACATAAATGAGTTAAAGGTTTGGATTTGTTCACCAGAAGATTTGATTATTCAAAAAGCTGTCGCCAGCCGACCACAAGATTGGCAAGATATTGAAGGAATACTCACCGAACAATATGAACATCTCAATATGGATTACATAAATGATTGGCTTAAGGAATTTGCAGAGGTTTTAGAACGGCCAGAGATGTTGAATCAATATCAACATATACAGGAAGTTATATTAAATGTAAGGGGAGAGAAGGAATAA